The proteins below come from a single Acinonyx jubatus isolate Ajub_Pintada_27869175 chromosome A1, VMU_Ajub_asm_v1.0, whole genome shotgun sequence genomic window:
- the MRPL36 gene encoding 39S ribosomal protein L36, mitochondrial isoform X1 encodes MCISVPILSASEAVGTQWREGVRAGVAGAPAAPPLCPALRGRPRDPAAIFFSGGHCGRRLLRPIAQAHARRAGDSPRHLLPRPGHHMARVLVAKMLACALSPLLRGSPGPAKPRTLSTLLAGPLRTAGPAGPRPLPGGLLPGLQLALGFKTKGVIKERCRDCYRVKRRGRWFIYCKTNPKHKQRQM; translated from the exons ATGTGTATTTCTGTTCCCATTTTGTCAGCCTCCGAGGCCGTAGGTACCCAGTGGCGGGAGGGCGTCCGCGCAGGGGTAGCTGGGGCTCCTGCAGCTCCGCCTCTGTGCCCGGCGCTGCGGGGACGACCACGTGACCCTGCCGCCATCTTTTTTTCTGGCGGACACTGCGGCCGGCGGCTTCTCCGTCCCATTGCGCAGGCGCATGCGAGGCGCGCAGGCGACAGTCCCCGGCACCTTCTTCCCAG GCCCGGCCACCACATGGCCCGCGTGCTCGTGGCGAAGATGCTGGCGTGCGCCCTGAGCCCGCTGCTCCGGGGGAGCCCCGGGCCGGCGAAGCCCCGCACGCTCTCCACTCTCCTGGCGGGACCTCTTCGCACCGCGGGGCCCGCGGGACCCCGGCCCCTGCCCGGCGGCCTCCTGCCCGGCCTGCAGCTTGCCCTGGGCTTCAAGACCAAGGGCGTCATCAAGGAGCGCTGTCGGGACTGCTACCGGGTGAAGAGGCGCGGGCGCTGGTTCATCTACTGCAAAACGAACCCAAAACACAAACAGAGACAGATGTAG
- the MRPL36 gene encoding 39S ribosomal protein L36, mitochondrial isoform X2, with the protein MARVLVAKMLACALSPLLRGSPGPAKPRTLSTLLAGPLRTAGPAGPRPLPGGLLPGLQLALGFKTKGVIKERCRDCYRVKRRGRWFIYCKTNPKHKQRQM; encoded by the coding sequence ATGGCCCGCGTGCTCGTGGCGAAGATGCTGGCGTGCGCCCTGAGCCCGCTGCTCCGGGGGAGCCCCGGGCCGGCGAAGCCCCGCACGCTCTCCACTCTCCTGGCGGGACCTCTTCGCACCGCGGGGCCCGCGGGACCCCGGCCCCTGCCCGGCGGCCTCCTGCCCGGCCTGCAGCTTGCCCTGGGCTTCAAGACCAAGGGCGTCATCAAGGAGCGCTGTCGGGACTGCTACCGGGTGAAGAGGCGCGGGCGCTGGTTCATCTACTGCAAAACGAACCCAAAACACAAACAGAGACAGATGTAG